The proteins below are encoded in one region of Candidatus Palauibacter soopunensis:
- a CDS encoding D-aminoacylase, translated as MAPAVAWGCSAPAPDYDVLIRGGTVYDGSGDPPRVADVAIAGDTIAGIGDFASASAGTTIDAVGLAATPGFINMLSWATESLIVDGRSLSDIRQGVTLEVFGEGNSMGPLSPEMKADMLSRQGDVRFEVLWTSLGEYLDHLVERGVATNVASYVGATTVRVHEIGHEDRPPTPEELGRMQDLVREAMREGAVGVGSSLIYAPAFYADTDELIALASAAGEFGGGYISHLRSEGNRLTESVDELIAIAREAGVRAEIYHLKAAGSDNWAKLDAVIERVERAREEGLEITADMYTYTAGSTGLDAAMPPWIHEGGHAAMIERLRDPETRERIAAEMRTPTDEWENLLLAAGSPDRALLVGFRQDSLKYLTGRTLADVAESRGTGIEETAMDLVVQDDSRVGTVYFMMSEDNVRRQIAIPWVSYGSDAGSLAPEEPFVRSSTHPRAYGNFSRLLGRYVRDEGIIPLEEAIRKLTSLPAANLRLEGRGRLAPGYFADVVIFDPATIADHATFEDPHQLATGVRDVFVNGVQVLSAEEPTGATPGRVVRGPGWEGASR; from the coding sequence ATGGCACCGGCGGTTGCGTGGGGCTGCTCGGCCCCCGCCCCCGATTACGATGTCCTCATCCGCGGGGGGACGGTCTACGACGGGTCCGGAGACCCGCCACGTGTGGCGGATGTGGCGATCGCCGGCGACACGATCGCGGGCATCGGCGACTTCGCCTCCGCCTCCGCCGGCACGACGATCGACGCCGTCGGGCTCGCGGCGACTCCCGGGTTCATCAACATGCTCTCGTGGGCGACCGAATCGCTCATCGTCGACGGTCGTTCGCTGAGCGACATCCGCCAGGGCGTCACGCTCGAGGTGTTCGGCGAGGGCAACTCCATGGGACCGCTGAGTCCGGAGATGAAGGCGGACATGCTCTCCCGCCAGGGCGATGTGCGCTTCGAGGTTCTGTGGACTTCGCTCGGCGAGTACCTGGACCACCTGGTGGAACGCGGCGTCGCGACCAACGTGGCCTCCTACGTCGGGGCCACGACCGTGCGCGTGCATGAGATCGGCCACGAGGACCGGCCCCCGACGCCCGAGGAGCTCGGGCGGATGCAGGACCTCGTGCGGGAGGCGATGCGCGAGGGCGCCGTCGGCGTCGGATCGTCGCTCATCTACGCGCCGGCCTTCTACGCGGACACCGATGAGCTCATTGCGCTCGCGAGCGCGGCCGGGGAGTTCGGCGGCGGCTATATCTCCCACCTGCGGAGCGAGGGGAACCGGCTCACCGAGTCGGTGGACGAACTGATCGCGATCGCCCGGGAAGCCGGCGTGCGGGCGGAGATCTACCATCTGAAGGCCGCCGGAAGCGACAACTGGGCGAAGCTGGACGCGGTCATCGAGCGCGTGGAGCGGGCCCGCGAGGAGGGACTCGAGATCACGGCCGACATGTACACTTACACGGCGGGCTCGACCGGGCTCGATGCGGCGATGCCGCCGTGGATCCACGAGGGCGGGCACGCGGCGATGATCGAGCGGCTCCGCGATCCCGAGACCCGCGAGCGGATCGCGGCGGAGATGCGGACGCCCACGGACGAGTGGGAGAACCTGCTGCTCGCGGCCGGCTCGCCCGACCGCGCCCTCCTCGTCGGCTTCCGGCAGGATTCCCTCAAGTATCTGACGGGCCGGACGCTCGCCGACGTGGCGGAGTCGCGGGGCACAGGCATCGAAGAGACCGCGATGGACCTCGTCGTGCAGGACGACAGCCGCGTGGGGACAGTCTACTTCATGATGTCCGAGGACAACGTGCGGCGTCAGATCGCGATTCCGTGGGTGAGCTACGGGTCCGACGCGGGATCGCTCGCCCCGGAGGAGCCCTTCGTGCGCTCGAGCACGCACCCGCGTGCGTACGGCAACTTCTCCCGGCTCCTCGGCCGGTACGTGCGCGACGAAGGCATCATCCCGCTGGAGGAGGCCATCCGGAAACTCACATCGCTGCCGGCGGCCAACCTCAGGCTGGAGGGACGCGGCCGTCTCGCGCCCGGGTATTTCGCCGACGTCGTGATCTTCGATCCCGCCACGATCGCGGATCACGCGACGTTCGAGGATCCGCACCAGCTTGCAACGGGCGTGCGCGACGTGTTCGTGAACGGCGTACAGGTCCTGTCGGCGGAGGAGCCGACGGGCGCCACGCCCGGGCGCGTGGTCCGGGGCCCCGGCTGGGAGGGCGCCTCCCGCTGA
- a CDS encoding prohibitin family protein gives MAQSVKSLRIGTVAAVAGVLFVLILFVFGFNRVDEYEVAVKRNPVTGAVASRPYTQGLYHNVLRSWTNYPLREVQYPAGGQAERLDALTSDQLQIAVDAAYRYRINPDSAVHLYLTVGNENAVASFVYNTYRSAIRDAIAEIEASEILSTTRAGISGRIEALMTDRLNPRGLEITDFFVREVVPPETIRQAIEAKLSREQQVQSEQYQTQVVVEQANQQRAEAEGIRDAQDIIAESLAGISGQRYLYWRYLEMLGRIGEGSNNMVIAPTEGGIPLFFAPDR, from the coding sequence ATGGCTCAATCAGTGAAATCGCTTCGCATCGGCACGGTGGCCGCCGTCGCCGGGGTTCTCTTCGTACTCATCCTGTTCGTGTTCGGCTTCAACCGCGTCGACGAGTACGAAGTGGCGGTCAAGCGGAACCCGGTGACCGGCGCCGTGGCGTCCCGCCCGTACACGCAGGGGCTGTACCACAACGTCCTGCGCTCGTGGACGAACTATCCGCTGCGCGAGGTCCAGTATCCCGCGGGCGGACAGGCCGAGCGCCTCGACGCTCTCACCTCGGACCAGCTCCAGATCGCGGTCGACGCGGCCTACCGCTACCGCATCAACCCGGACAGCGCCGTCCATCTCTATCTCACGGTGGGCAACGAGAACGCGGTCGCTTCGTTCGTCTACAACACGTATCGCTCCGCAATCCGGGACGCGATCGCGGAGATCGAGGCGTCGGAAATCCTGTCCACCACCAGGGCGGGCATCTCCGGCCGCATCGAAGCGCTGATGACGGACCGCCTCAATCCGCGCGGCCTCGAGATCACCGATTTCTTCGTGCGCGAGGTCGTGCCGCCGGAGACGATCCGCCAGGCGATCGAGGCCAAGCTGTCGCGCGAGCAGCAGGTGCAGTCCGAGCAGTACCAGACCCAGGTCGTGGTCGAGCAGGCGAACCAGCAGCGCGCCGAGGCCGAGGGGATCCGGGATGCGCAGGACATCATCGCGGAGAGCCTCGCCGGCATCTCGGGCCAGCGCTACCTGTACTGGCGCTACCTGGAGATGCTCGGGCGGATCGGCGAGGGGAGCAACAACATGGTCATCGCGCCGACCGAGGGAGGCATCCCCCTCTTCTTCGCACCGGACCGCTGA
- a CDS encoding PDZ domain-containing protein: protein MKNWKDSLAAGLAVTLVAGLCAGLAPAAAQEEDEDERREQVRIAFSGGGAYLGVQILDVDGERASELGMSRPYGVYIDGVIDGEPAAEAGIEEGDVVVAWYGERVESVAELRRLVGETPPGRVVDLTVLRDGAEREVSVELGDRMGILSGARGLTFISPQIDLSRVYAPSASDARERARGLEERARELAVRVREAQEGVAEGADRIFYLAGRPRLGANTQSLGDQLAEYFGVEGGVLVTSVYEDTPAAEGGLRAGDVIVGLGDEDIDDPSDLRRALADLESGEVSVRIVRDGAEQTLTVELEDRERPFRWRRGVDELGPPGP, encoded by the coding sequence ATGAAGAACTGGAAGGATTCGCTCGCCGCCGGGCTTGCGGTAACGCTGGTTGCCGGGTTGTGCGCGGGCTTGGCGCCGGCCGCGGCCCAGGAGGAGGACGAGGACGAGCGGCGCGAACAGGTCCGGATCGCCTTTTCCGGGGGTGGCGCGTACCTCGGAGTGCAGATCCTGGATGTCGACGGGGAGCGCGCTTCGGAACTCGGGATGTCTCGCCCGTACGGCGTCTACATCGACGGCGTCATCGACGGTGAACCGGCGGCGGAAGCCGGCATCGAGGAAGGGGACGTCGTCGTGGCCTGGTACGGCGAGCGCGTCGAGAGCGTGGCGGAACTGCGGCGGCTGGTGGGCGAGACGCCGCCCGGGCGCGTCGTGGATCTGACGGTGCTCCGCGACGGAGCGGAACGCGAAGTATCCGTTGAGCTCGGCGACCGCATGGGCATCCTCTCGGGGGCACGCGGCCTGACGTTCATATCTCCGCAGATCGACCTGTCGCGGGTCTACGCCCCGTCTGCGAGCGACGCGCGGGAACGCGCGCGCGGCCTGGAGGAACGGGCGCGCGAGTTGGCGGTGCGGGTCCGCGAGGCGCAGGAGGGGGTCGCGGAGGGGGCGGATCGCATCTTCTACCTGGCGGGGCGCCCGCGACTCGGCGCGAACACGCAGAGCCTGGGCGACCAGCTCGCGGAGTACTTCGGCGTGGAGGGCGGCGTGCTCGTCACCTCGGTGTACGAGGATACGCCGGCGGCGGAGGGCGGTCTGCGGGCGGGCGATGTGATCGTCGGACTCGGCGACGAGGACATCGACGACCCCAGCGACCTGCGCCGGGCGTTGGCCGATCTCGAGTCGGGGGAGGTGTCGGTCCGCATCGTCCGCGATGGCGCGGAGCAGACGCTTACGGTTGAACTGGAGGACCGGGAACGTCCCTTCAGGTGGCGGCGGGGCGTAGACGAACTCGGCCCGCCAGGGCCGTAA
- a CDS encoding PA0069 family radical SAM protein, with product MREVTEKRRSIRGRGSAHNPANRFLPLAVEREAWTLASDPDPQTEILEDRSRTIISYNNSPDLGFDASLNPYRGCETGCSYCYARPTHEYFGFSAGLDFESRILAKPEAPALLTRELASPRWEPQVLILSGVTDPYQPLERRLGITRRCLEVLAEARNPVGIVTKHHRVTRDVDLLRELARFDAVHVQLSITTLDRSLQRKLEPRASTPERRLDAIARLADAGIPVGVNVAPVIPGLTDHEIPAILEEAAKAGAGRAIYIMLRLPFGVAALFEDWLRRNCPDRAEKVLNRMRELRGGSLYASNYGERMRGRGPFAEQVARLFSLARAKHGIEPRDYDLSAEHFRPPRAGPQLGLFD from the coding sequence ATGCGCGAAGTTACGGAGAAACGGCGTTCGATTCGAGGACGCGGAAGCGCGCACAACCCGGCGAACCGCTTCCTCCCTCTCGCGGTCGAGCGGGAGGCCTGGACGCTCGCGTCCGATCCGGATCCGCAAACCGAGATTCTTGAGGACCGCTCCCGCACGATCATCTCCTACAACAACAGCCCGGACCTCGGATTCGACGCCAGCCTGAACCCGTACCGCGGCTGCGAGACGGGCTGTTCGTACTGCTACGCGCGACCCACGCACGAATACTTCGGGTTCTCCGCGGGACTCGACTTCGAGAGCCGGATTCTGGCGAAGCCGGAGGCCCCGGCGCTGCTCACACGGGAGCTGGCCTCACCACGGTGGGAACCCCAGGTGCTCATACTCAGCGGCGTCACGGACCCGTATCAGCCTCTGGAGCGTCGCCTCGGGATCACTCGCCGCTGCCTCGAGGTACTGGCCGAAGCCCGGAACCCGGTCGGGATCGTGACGAAGCACCACCGGGTGACGCGGGACGTCGACCTTCTGCGCGAACTCGCGCGTTTCGACGCGGTGCACGTCCAACTTTCCATCACGACGCTGGACCGCTCGCTGCAGCGAAAACTGGAGCCGCGGGCCTCGACCCCCGAGCGGCGGCTCGACGCGATCGCGCGGCTGGCGGATGCCGGCATCCCGGTGGGCGTGAACGTGGCGCCCGTGATTCCCGGACTCACGGACCATGAGATCCCGGCCATCCTGGAGGAGGCCGCGAAGGCGGGGGCGGGGCGGGCGATCTACATCATGCTTCGCCTCCCATTCGGGGTCGCCGCCCTGTTCGAGGACTGGCTGCGGCGTAACTGTCCGGACCGGGCGGAGAAGGTGCTCAACCGCATGCGGGAGTTGAGAGGCGGGAGCCTCTATGCGTCGAACTACGGGGAGCGGATGCGCGGTCGCGGCCCGTTTGCCGAACAGGTCGCGCGGCTCTTCTCACTCGCGCGTGCGAAGCACGGGATCGAGCCGCGCGACTACGACCTGTCGGCGGAACACTTCCGGCCGCCGCGGGCCGGCCCCCAACTGGGCCTGTTCGACTAG
- a CDS encoding outer membrane beta-barrel protein, with translation MGIKRNAGRWGAGLALGLVCALPPAAEAQIGILAGYNRDTLAEFLPENGFDLTDLTDGYHVGVFLNLNLATFSVRPALIYHRMPELVAMAGDERVQFDIDMVEIPLDFRVRLPLPAVQPYVLGGPVLTFPSSTFSGVDDLLTARPVRAEFGVGVELDLGFRLWPEVRYGFGISSLMGSDVAVGSRVLQGDGEPRHDTLTLRLGISF, from the coding sequence ATGGGGATAAAGCGCAACGCAGGAAGGTGGGGAGCCGGCCTCGCGCTGGGTCTCGTCTGCGCCCTTCCGCCGGCGGCCGAGGCCCAGATCGGCATCCTCGCGGGCTACAACCGCGACACGCTCGCCGAGTTCCTGCCGGAGAACGGATTCGATCTCACGGATCTCACCGATGGATATCACGTCGGCGTGTTCCTGAACCTCAACCTCGCGACCTTCTCCGTCCGGCCGGCACTCATCTACCACCGCATGCCGGAACTCGTCGCGATGGCCGGCGACGAACGGGTCCAATTCGACATCGACATGGTGGAAATCCCGCTGGACTTTCGCGTCCGGCTCCCCCTGCCGGCGGTTCAGCCCTATGTGCTGGGCGGGCCCGTCCTGACCTTCCCGTCGAGCACCTTTTCAGGCGTGGACGACCTCCTCACGGCGCGCCCGGTTCGGGCGGAGTTCGGCGTCGGCGTCGAACTCGACCTCGGTTTCCGGCTGTGGCCGGAAGTCCGCTACGGATTCGGAATCAGCTCGCTCATGGGATCCGATGTCGCCGTCGGGTCCCGGGTTCTCCAAGGAGATGGAGAGCCGCGCCACGACACCCTGACCCTCCGGTTGGGCATCAGCTTCTAG
- a CDS encoding amidohydrolase translates to MIRHREAPSVFVRPFLLLALAACVTDAGDSAEAGGATAADPPADVAELVLTNGKIATLAGEGGEVVSALASREGRIVALGADDDVSRWIGEGTEVIDLGGRLAIPGFIEGHGHFMGLGNARMILDLTTADTWADIVSLVGEAASSAEPGAWISGRGWHQEKWSEAPDPMVEGQPVHDGLSAVSPANPVILTHASGHASFVNARALELAGIDADTPNPPGGEIVHDETGRPTGVLRETAQRLARAVFAEEEASRSEAEREARAREQVRLANEELLRKGVTSFQDAGSGFGTVDLLRTLADEGALPVRLYVMLQGGMATLEGRLDEYYMVGYGGDRLTVRSIKQVADGALGSHGAWLLEPYADMPASIGLPTTPPEEIERIARLAIERGYQVNTHAIGDRANREVLDLYERTFNDHADMSDLRWRIEHAQHVNPADIPRFAALGVIASMQGVHACSDGPWVILRLGPGRARSGAYVWRDFMRAGVIVTNGTDVPVEDADPLASFHCTVTRVIEGGETFFEGQTMTREEALRSYTWANAYAAFEEDLKGTLEVGKLADITVLSRDILTIPADEILETVVDYTIVGGRTEYSRDN, encoded by the coding sequence ATGATTCGACATCGCGAAGCTCCGTCCGTTTTCGTCCGACCGTTTCTCCTTCTGGCCCTGGCGGCCTGCGTGACCGACGCCGGGGATTCGGCGGAAGCGGGTGGCGCGACGGCCGCGGATCCGCCCGCGGACGTGGCCGAACTCGTCCTCACCAACGGGAAGATCGCGACCCTGGCGGGCGAGGGCGGGGAAGTGGTCAGCGCGCTCGCGTCGCGGGAGGGGCGGATCGTCGCCCTCGGGGCGGACGACGACGTCTCCCGATGGATCGGGGAGGGCACTGAAGTGATCGACCTTGGGGGCCGGCTCGCGATCCCGGGGTTCATCGAAGGCCACGGTCATTTCATGGGCCTGGGGAACGCGCGCATGATCCTCGACCTGACGACCGCCGACACCTGGGCTGACATCGTCAGCCTGGTGGGCGAGGCGGCCTCGAGCGCGGAACCGGGCGCCTGGATCAGCGGCAGGGGATGGCACCAGGAGAAGTGGAGCGAGGCGCCGGATCCCATGGTCGAGGGGCAGCCGGTCCACGACGGCCTCAGCGCGGTGAGCCCCGCCAATCCGGTCATTCTCACGCACGCGAGCGGGCACGCTTCCTTCGTGAACGCGAGGGCGCTCGAACTGGCCGGGATCGACGCCGACACGCCCAACCCTCCGGGCGGCGAGATCGTGCACGACGAGACGGGGCGGCCTACCGGCGTCCTGAGGGAGACCGCGCAGCGCCTGGCGCGGGCGGTGTTCGCCGAGGAGGAGGCGAGCCGCTCCGAGGCCGAGCGCGAGGCGCGGGCGCGCGAACAGGTGCGGCTCGCGAACGAGGAGCTGCTGCGGAAGGGAGTCACGAGCTTCCAGGATGCGGGTTCCGGCTTCGGGACGGTGGACCTGCTCAGGACGCTCGCGGACGAGGGCGCGCTGCCCGTGCGGCTTTACGTGATGCTGCAGGGTGGGATGGCGACGCTCGAGGGGCGGCTGGACGAATACTACATGGTGGGATATGGGGGCGACCGGCTCACCGTGCGGTCGATCAAGCAGGTCGCGGATGGGGCGCTCGGGTCGCACGGCGCCTGGCTGCTCGAGCCCTACGCGGACATGCCAGCCTCCATCGGACTGCCGACGACGCCGCCGGAGGAGATCGAGCGCATTGCGCGGCTCGCGATCGAGCGGGGCTATCAGGTCAATACGCATGCGATCGGCGACCGCGCGAACCGCGAGGTGCTCGACCTGTACGAGCGCACCTTCAACGACCACGCGGACATGAGCGACCTGCGCTGGAGGATCGAGCACGCGCAGCATGTCAATCCGGCGGACATTCCGCGCTTCGCCGCACTCGGGGTCATCGCCTCAATGCAGGGCGTCCACGCCTGCTCCGACGGCCCCTGGGTCATCCTCCGGCTCGGGCCGGGCCGGGCGCGCTCGGGCGCCTACGTATGGCGGGACTTCATGCGGGCCGGCGTCATCGTGACGAACGGCACGGATGTCCCGGTCGAGGACGCGGACCCCCTGGCGAGCTTCCACTGCACCGTCACGCGCGTGATCGAGGGTGGCGAGACCTTCTTCGAGGGGCAGACGATGACGCGCGAAGAGGCGCTGCGTTCCTATACGTGGGCCAACGCGTATGCCGCGTTCGAGGAAGACCTCAAGGGGACGCTCGAAGTCGGGAAGCTGGCGGACATCACGGTCCTGTCCCGGGACATTCTCACGATTCCCGCGGACGAGATCCTCGAGACCGTCGTGGACTACACGATCGTCGGCGGTCGCACGGAGTACAGCCGGGACAACTGA